The Corynebacterium jeddahense genome has a window encoding:
- a CDS encoding 5-formyltetrahydrofolate cyclo-ligase encodes MTTAPPPDPAPDPADAAAAKRAMRAAHAAARAALRAQPERKHVLDRALVAATLDCMEEFGAVGANIAAYNPLPSEPGPADFAQLLAPHARTLFLPISLPGGVLAWAQLGGATAAGALGVTEPGGARYTSAVLRSCGLVIAPALAVDTQGMRLGKGAGYYDRALAGLGVPVAAVVFDEEVVDAVPHDSHDQPVDAVITPAGFFRVGGTAGAVRASNAHGPFRTD; translated from the coding sequence GTGACAACCGCCCCGCCGCCAGACCCGGCGCCAGACCCAGCAGACGCCGCCGCGGCGAAGCGCGCCATGCGCGCCGCGCACGCCGCCGCCCGCGCAGCGCTGCGCGCGCAGCCGGAGCGCAAGCACGTCCTCGACCGCGCGCTCGTGGCGGCCACACTCGACTGCATGGAGGAGTTCGGCGCGGTCGGTGCAAACATCGCGGCGTACAACCCCCTGCCCTCCGAACCGGGCCCGGCGGACTTCGCGCAGCTGCTCGCCCCGCACGCGCGCACGCTGTTCCTCCCCATCTCGCTGCCCGGCGGAGTGCTCGCGTGGGCGCAGCTCGGCGGGGCGACGGCGGCGGGCGCCCTCGGCGTCACAGAGCCGGGCGGGGCGCGCTACACCTCGGCGGTGCTGCGCTCCTGCGGGCTGGTCATCGCCCCGGCGCTCGCCGTCGATACGCAAGGAATGCGCCTGGGCAAGGGCGCGGGCTACTACGACCGTGCGCTCGCCGGGCTCGGGGTGCCCGTCGCGGCGGTGGTCTTCGACGAGGAGGTCGTCGACGCGGTCCCCCACGACTCGCACGACCAGCCCGTCGACGCGGTGATCACCCCGGCGGGTTTTTTCCGCGTCGGCGGAACCGCGGGCGCCGTCCGCGCGTCTAATGCCCATGGACCTTTCCGCACAGATTGA
- a CDS encoding DoxX family protein — MNRPAVRDFALLLLRLVLGAVFVAHGYQHWFDAGMSATGREFADLGVPQPQLSAYLTGTVELIGGAFLAIGLLTTIAASLLALLALAATYFVHLGNGFFVADGGVEYTLVLAASLFMIVVFGTGRASLDGVLTRD, encoded by the coding sequence ATGAATAGGCCCGCCGTCCGCGACTTCGCGCTGCTCCTGCTCCGCCTCGTGCTCGGCGCGGTGTTCGTCGCCCACGGCTACCAGCACTGGTTCGACGCGGGGATGAGCGCCACCGGCCGCGAGTTCGCGGACCTGGGCGTGCCCCAGCCGCAGCTGTCCGCCTATCTTACGGGCACGGTGGAGCTTATCGGGGGCGCGTTCCTCGCCATCGGGCTGCTCACCACGATTGCGGCGTCGCTGCTCGCGCTGCTCGCCCTCGCCGCGACCTACTTTGTGCACCTGGGCAACGGGTTTTTCGTCGCGGACGGCGGGGTGGAGTACACGCTCGTGCTCGCTGCGTCGCTGTTCATGATCGTCGTCTTCGGCACCGGCCGCGCGAGCCTCGACGGAGTGCTCACGCGTGATTAG
- the glp gene encoding gephyrin-like molybdotransferase Glp, whose product MRSVEDQLAMVVDAAATPEPIRVALTDALGMMCAEEVTATRQVPGFAQAAVDGFAVRAVDVGGSVGLRRREADAGEADDGGEPPHPPRERALPVVGEVPAGSQKPLRLQPRQAVRVATGAPLPTLADAVLPLEWTDRGRKRVTPERAVRSGDFVRKPGDDIQPGDVAVRQGTVLGPAQIGLAAAAGRDKLLVYPRPRVTVMSYGLELVELDRDPGLGQVYDIASYVVAAAAKEAGADVQRAGIINAEPRRLRETIAGHVAKSEFVVVTGAVGGSGAAPVQEILRELGEIDTSRVAMHPGSVQGFGLLGEERVPVFLLPSNPVSALVIAETFIRPAIRRSLGKSALQRRTVQARSMRELDSIPGRRGFIRARLMRDADSGEYLVEALSALEAGPTHLLAGFAEANAMIHLPEDATHVRPGDVVDVEFLSQRS is encoded by the coding sequence ATGCGCAGCGTTGAGGACCAGCTGGCGATGGTGGTCGATGCGGCGGCCACCCCGGAGCCGATCCGCGTCGCGCTCACGGACGCGCTGGGCATGATGTGCGCCGAGGAGGTCACCGCGACGCGCCAGGTGCCCGGCTTCGCCCAGGCGGCCGTCGACGGCTTCGCCGTGCGCGCGGTGGACGTGGGCGGCTCGGTGGGCCTGCGCAGGCGCGAGGCCGACGCGGGCGAGGCCGACGACGGCGGGGAGCCGCCACACCCGCCCCGCGAGCGCGCGCTGCCCGTCGTCGGCGAGGTGCCCGCCGGTTCCCAGAAGCCGCTGCGCCTCCAGCCGCGCCAGGCGGTGCGGGTGGCCACCGGCGCGCCGCTGCCCACGCTCGCGGATGCGGTGCTGCCGCTCGAGTGGACGGACCGCGGCCGCAAGCGCGTCACGCCCGAGCGCGCCGTGCGCTCCGGAGACTTCGTACGCAAGCCCGGCGACGACATCCAGCCCGGCGACGTCGCGGTGCGTCAGGGCACGGTGCTCGGCCCCGCCCAGATCGGTCTCGCCGCGGCGGCCGGGCGCGACAAGCTGCTCGTCTACCCGCGCCCGCGCGTGACGGTGATGAGCTACGGGCTCGAGCTCGTCGAGCTGGACCGCGACCCCGGCCTGGGCCAGGTCTACGACATCGCCTCCTACGTCGTGGCCGCCGCCGCGAAGGAGGCGGGGGCGGATGTGCAGCGCGCCGGCATCATCAACGCGGAGCCGCGCCGGTTGCGCGAGACCATCGCCGGGCACGTGGCCAAGAGCGAGTTCGTCGTTGTCACTGGCGCGGTTGGCGGCTCCGGCGCTGCGCCCGTGCAGGAGATCCTCCGCGAGCTCGGCGAGATCGACACCTCCCGCGTGGCCATGCACCCCGGCTCGGTGCAGGGCTTCGGCCTGCTGGGGGAGGAGCGGGTGCCCGTTTTCCTCCTCCCGTCGAACCCGGTGAGCGCGCTCGTCATCGCGGAGACGTTCATCCGTCCCGCGATCCGCCGCTCGCTCGGCAAGTCCGCGTTGCAGCGCCGCACCGTCCAGGCCCGCTCCATGCGCGAGCTCGATTCGATCCCGGGCCGCCGCGGCTTCATCCGCGCCCGTCTCATGCGTGACGCCGACAGTGGCGAGTACCTCGTCGAGGCGCTCTCCGCGCTCGAGGCCGGGCCGACCCACCTGCTCGCCGGGTTTGCCGAGGCCAACGCCATGATCCACCTCCCCGAGGACGCCACCCACGTGCGCCCCGGCGACGTCGTCGACGTCGAGTTCCTCAGCCAGCGCAGCTAG
- a CDS encoding zf-HC2 domain-containing protein — protein MISHEEIQAALSSRIDGEPTGLDDAIVDAHVSGCDECRAFLDRSLALDRQLHAGSPAQLAPPVDLSAAILAGVDDEWRRFSRRRELGLAVGRIALVTMAAVWVVWAVRLIVSGGEEPVIASTASVRFGVALALGFTAWRPQQIPGVLLIVGTMFTFTLGFAVRDAVLGMGQFELAGVLVPLLSLAALVWTWVADRGGAWRRAWRMLDANPS, from the coding sequence GTGATTAGCCACGAGGAGATCCAGGCGGCGCTTTCGTCGCGTATCGACGGCGAACCTACCGGCCTCGACGACGCCATCGTCGACGCGCACGTCTCCGGCTGCGACGAGTGCCGCGCGTTTCTCGACCGCTCGCTCGCCCTCGACCGCCAGCTGCACGCCGGGTCGCCCGCGCAGCTCGCCCCGCCGGTAGACCTGTCCGCGGCGATCCTGGCCGGCGTGGACGACGAGTGGCGCCGGTTCTCCCGCCGCCGCGAGCTCGGTCTCGCGGTGGGCAGGATCGCGCTGGTGACCATGGCGGCGGTGTGGGTGGTCTGGGCGGTGCGCCTCATTGTCTCGGGCGGGGAGGAGCCGGTGATCGCGTCGACGGCGTCGGTACGCTTCGGCGTCGCGCTCGCCCTCGGCTTCACCGCGTGGCGCCCGCAGCAGATCCCGGGCGTGCTGCTCATCGTGGGCACGATGTTCACGTTCACGCTCGGCTTCGCGGTGCGCGACGCCGTGCTGGGAATGGGGCAGTTCGAGCTCGCCGGCGTGCTCGTGCCGCTGCTCAGCCTCGCGGCACTCGTGTGGACCTGGGTGGCCGACCGCGGCGGTGCGTGGCGCAGGGCGTGGCGGATGCTCGACGCGAACCCGAGCTAG
- a CDS encoding IS3 family transposase (programmed frameshift) — protein sequence MPRKYSAEFKEKAIHQVLEMVRLESCSRQRAYEEVGELLGVSHHTLRAWYRDSVAHEQTAPTGGETMEEELKRLRRENRELKRANGILKTASGFFRGGTRPTHDQMISYIDEYKEQFGVEAICRVLKQADRGFITSRGYRKATTRAPSARALSDSLLIPEIQRVHAENFSVYGIRKMWHAMNREGFHIGRDKTARLMKLAGVSGRRRGRTPVTTISPKVPDHRPDLVQRNFRATAPGRLWVADITYVRTLSGFAYTAFVIDVYSRKIVGVATRSTMRTDALPMEALEHALTTAGRIHGDQLIHHSDRGSQYVSLKYSTALAEAEIRPSVGTVGDSYDNAPAETVNGRYKAELIHPQGPWTSVGEVELATLRWVHWWNTKRLHEALDYATPQEVETEYYLTEPINTGP from the exons ATGCCCAGAAAGTATTCCGCCGAATTCAAGGAGAAGGCGATCCATCAAGTCCTAGAGATGGTCCGTCTGGAGTCCTGCTCACGGCAACGCGCGTACGAGGAAGTCGGAGAGCTCCTTGGCGTGTCCCACCACACGTTACGCGCCTGGTACCGTGACAGCGTCGCCCATGAGCAGACGGCACCAACAGGTGGCGAAACCATGGAAGAAGAGCTCAAACGGCTACGCCGGGAAAACCGCGAGCTGAAACGAGCCAACGGAATCCTCAAGACTGCCTCGG GCTTTTTTCGCGGCGGAACTCGACCGACCCACGACCAGATGATCTCCTACATCGACGAGTACAAGGAGCAATTTGGGGTCGAGGCCATCTGCCGTGTTCTGAAACAAGCAGACCGTGGATTCATCACCTCCCGCGGCTACCGTAAAGCCACCACCCGCGCCCCGAGTGCGAGGGCCTTAAGCGATAGCCTGCTTATCCCAGAGATTCAGCGCGTCCATGCGGAAAACTTCTCGGTCTACGGCATCCGCAAGATGTGGCACGCCATGAACCGTGAGGGCTTTCATATCGGCCGCGACAAGACCGCACGCCTGATGAAACTTGCAGGTGTGTCTGGTCGACGACGTGGACGCACCCCGGTGACCACGATCAGCCCTAAGGTGCCGGATCATCGTCCGGATCTTGTGCAGCGAAACTTCCGGGCCACAGCACCTGGGCGACTTTGGGTCGCCGACATTACCTATGTTCGTACCCTGTCAGGATTCGCCTACACCGCGTTTGTCATTGACGTCTACAGCCGCAAAATAGTCGGTGTTGCCACCCGATCTACGATGCGCACTGATGCGCTGCCGATGGAGGCACTGGAACATGCGTTAACGACTGCAGGGCGAATCCACGGCGACCAGCTGATACACCACAGTGACCGGGGAAGTCAGTACGTGTCACTGAAATACTCCACCGCACTGGCCGAAGCCGAGATCCGGCCGAGTGTCGGCACAGTCGGAGATTCCTATGACAACGCGCCGGCCGAGACAGTTAACGGTCGCTACAAGGCTGAACTTATCCATCCTCAAGGCCCGTGGACATCAGTAGGAGAAGTCGAGCTAGCCACCCTGCGGTGGGTGCACTGGTGGAACACCAAACGTCTTCACGAGGCGTTGGACTACGCCACCCCACAAGAAGTAGAAACCGAGTACTATCTCACCGAGCCCATCAACACAGGGCCGTAA
- a CDS encoding GNAT family N-acetyltransferase: MFRPPTPGWPEATPSITLLDGVTVRLRPLTSRDGADWSGTRIVDKQWLKPVEPTVDGDWDAAHSRAAWRSTWLNLKQLAGQGTVVPLVIEVDGAFAGQVTMGNIQHGIVSECWIGYWVHSPYMGRGVATAACALGVDHGFGRVGLHRITATYLPDNPASGKVLAANGFREEGFLRRNLHIDGQWRGHVFVALNADDYPLTAVERLRAAGRIR, from the coding sequence ATGTTTCGCCCGCCCACCCCGGGCTGGCCCGAGGCGACGCCGAGCATCACGCTTCTCGACGGCGTGACCGTGCGCCTGCGCCCCCTCACCAGCCGCGACGGGGCGGACTGGTCGGGCACGAGGATCGTCGATAAGCAATGGCTCAAGCCCGTCGAGCCGACGGTCGACGGCGACTGGGACGCCGCCCACAGCCGGGCCGCGTGGCGCAGCACGTGGCTGAACCTCAAGCAGCTCGCGGGGCAGGGGACCGTGGTGCCGCTGGTTATCGAGGTGGATGGCGCGTTTGCCGGGCAGGTGACGATGGGCAACATCCAGCACGGCATCGTCTCCGAGTGCTGGATCGGCTACTGGGTGCACTCGCCGTACATGGGGCGCGGCGTGGCCACGGCCGCGTGCGCGCTCGGCGTCGACCACGGCTTCGGGCGCGTGGGCCTGCACCGCATCACGGCGACGTACCTGCCGGACAATCCGGCGTCCGGCAAGGTGCTCGCCGCCAACGGGTTCCGCGAGGAGGGGTTCTTGCGGCGCAACCTGCACATCGACGGGCAGTGGCGCGGCCACGTCTTCGTGGCACTCAACGCCGACGACTACCCGCTCACCGCCGTCGAGCGGCTGCGGGCGGCGGGCAGGATCCGCTAG
- a CDS encoding DNA-3-methyladenine glycosylase I, whose protein sequence is MTEPNTTPPGSPIIGPDGLARPPWAATDPLLREYYDTEWGMPVTDEQGMFERVCLEGFQVGLSWRLILQKREALRAAFRGFNPEEVAGMSIEHLLDDASLIRNRRKLEAAVKNAQATLNLREQGTHLGEFVWSYQPANTPVPRTMAEVPTRSAESEQLAKDLKKRGFTFVGPVTMYALMESTGIIDTNLVGTWRRGASGVWV, encoded by the coding sequence ATGACTGAACCGAACACGACACCACCAGGATCACCAATCATCGGACCCGACGGGCTCGCGCGCCCGCCGTGGGCCGCCACCGACCCCCTCTTGCGCGAGTATTACGACACCGAATGGGGCATGCCCGTCACCGACGAGCAGGGCATGTTTGAACGCGTCTGCCTCGAGGGCTTCCAGGTGGGGCTGTCGTGGCGGCTGATCCTGCAGAAGCGCGAGGCTCTGCGTGCGGCGTTCCGCGGTTTTAACCCGGAGGAGGTCGCAGGCATGAGCATCGAGCATTTGCTTGACGACGCTTCCTTGATCCGCAACCGGCGCAAACTCGAAGCAGCAGTGAAAAACGCCCAGGCAACGCTCAACCTGCGGGAACAGGGCACGCACCTGGGCGAGTTCGTGTGGTCCTACCAGCCGGCGAACACGCCGGTGCCGCGCACGATGGCGGAGGTGCCGACACGCTCGGCGGAGTCCGAGCAGCTGGCGAAGGATTTGAAGAAGCGCGGCTTCACCTTTGTGGGGCCGGTGACCATGTACGCGCTGATGGAATCCACCGGCATCATCGACACCAACCTGGTGGGCACGTGGCGCCGCGGCGCATCCGGGGTGTGGGTCTAA
- a CDS encoding UTP--glucose-1-phosphate uridylyltransferase has protein sequence MQDSTDQTTRASRAGGPSVKTVVVPAAGMGTRFLPATKTVPKELLPVVDTPGIELIAEEAAALGAQRLAVVVAPNKEEIMRHFGEFAELQRIMLARGKDEQAAKVGRANGLIEAVAVTQDQPLGLGHAVGCAEAALDEDEDVVAVMLPDDLVLPVGVMEKMVAVREQLGGSVLCAFNVTRDEVFNYGVFDVEEPVDGFDGFEVRRVRGMVEKPAVEDAPSTLVATGRYLLDRGVFDALRRIEPGKGGELQLTDAIELMISEGHPVHVVVHEGKRHDLGNPGGYIPANVDFGLRDAKYGPALYTAVKKIIADYEAEHPGLAGGASAQD, from the coding sequence ATGCAGGATTCTACTGACCAGACCACCCGGGCGAGCCGCGCTGGCGGCCCGAGCGTGAAGACTGTGGTGGTGCCGGCGGCGGGGATGGGCACGCGGTTTTTGCCGGCGACGAAGACGGTGCCGAAGGAGCTTCTGCCGGTGGTGGATACCCCGGGCATTGAGTTGATCGCGGAGGAGGCCGCGGCGTTGGGGGCGCAGCGGTTGGCCGTGGTGGTCGCGCCGAATAAGGAGGAGATCATGCGGCACTTCGGCGAGTTCGCCGAGCTGCAGCGGATCATGCTCGCCCGCGGCAAGGACGAGCAGGCGGCGAAGGTCGGCCGCGCGAACGGCCTGATCGAGGCCGTGGCGGTAACGCAGGATCAGCCGCTGGGCCTCGGGCACGCGGTGGGGTGCGCGGAGGCGGCGCTCGACGAGGACGAGGATGTTGTCGCCGTGATGCTGCCGGATGACCTGGTGTTGCCGGTGGGCGTGATGGAGAAGATGGTGGCGGTGCGCGAGCAGCTCGGGGGTTCGGTGTTGTGCGCGTTTAACGTCACGCGCGATGAGGTGTTCAACTACGGGGTGTTCGACGTGGAGGAGCCGGTCGACGGCTTCGACGGGTTTGAGGTGCGTCGGGTGCGCGGGATGGTGGAAAAGCCTGCTGTTGAGGATGCGCCGTCGACGTTGGTGGCCACGGGCCGGTATTTGCTGGATCGGGGGGTTTTTGATGCGTTGCGCCGCATCGAGCCGGGCAAGGGTGGGGAGTTGCAGCTCACGGATGCGATTGAGTTGATGATCTCGGAGGGGCATCCGGTGCATGTGGTGGTGCACGAGGGCAAGCGCCACGATCTGGGGAACCCGGGCGGGTATATCCCGGCGAACGTGGACTTCGGGTTGCGGGACGCGAAGTACGGCCCGGCCCTGTACACCGCGGTGAAGAAGATCATCGCCGACTACGAAGCGGAGCACCCCGGGCTTGCCGGCGGCGCTTCCGCGCAAGATTAG
- the glpR gene encoding gephyrin-like molybdotransferase receptor GlpR yields MGSPSLMIVLILVVWVIVLAPLMFGNNKPIRRSGEGYEETRVLHEGGTAPMASRRRPKLTAADIHRHGDADGADYEVVEATAEEEGVLIDDAPALRTIFRRGAAADTDTDTDADTDAAAATSTVEGELIEHIEDEQDEAAGGSTKVSAAKATSGSTVAKLEGGSTVVARADDASAAEDASDEEGVEDRYELDESFTSAEDYGYASARGAEKTDAPVAEQADTDAEADAADTTTRRNVEPASAGEASEAGKASEADEADIAFAASRRGRGGYDPEREKKTAADRFNRRQRTLLGLIAACVVTFVIAFVSGGWTWVLPLLSLGLTVWFMVALRKVVLQERALHEQRLRQLRRARMGVATAEDGNRARDARLRAGSVVLDLDDDSPDFDALPATRAHADREDRADGASRLGRDFDAEDGYLGGYGTRAS; encoded by the coding sequence ATGGGCAGCCCGAGCTTAATGATCGTCCTGATCCTCGTCGTCTGGGTCATCGTCCTGGCCCCGCTCATGTTCGGCAACAACAAGCCGATCCGGCGCTCCGGCGAGGGCTACGAGGAAACGCGCGTGCTGCACGAGGGCGGCACCGCGCCCATGGCCTCGCGTCGCCGCCCGAAGCTCACGGCGGCGGACATCCACCGCCACGGCGACGCCGACGGCGCGGACTACGAGGTCGTCGAGGCCACCGCCGAGGAGGAGGGCGTGCTTATCGACGACGCCCCCGCCCTGCGCACCATCTTCCGCCGCGGCGCCGCCGCAGACACCGACACCGATACCGACGCCGATACAGACGCAGCAGCTGCGACCAGCACCGTCGAGGGCGAGTTGATCGAACACATCGAGGACGAGCAGGACGAGGCTGCCGGCGGCTCGACCAAGGTCTCGGCCGCGAAGGCCACGTCCGGCTCGACGGTGGCCAAGCTCGAGGGCGGCTCCACCGTCGTCGCGCGGGCGGACGACGCATCCGCCGCCGAGGACGCCTCAGACGAAGAGGGTGTCGAGGACCGCTACGAGCTCGACGAGTCGTTCACCTCCGCCGAGGATTACGGCTACGCCTCCGCACGCGGCGCTGAGAAGACCGATGCACCGGTCGCGGAGCAGGCCGATACCGACGCCGAAGCGGACGCGGCTGACACCACCACGCGTCGCAACGTGGAGCCCGCGTCTGCCGGCGAGGCGAGCGAGGCCGGCAAGGCAAGCGAGGCCGACGAGGCCGACATCGCCTTCGCGGCGTCGCGCCGCGGCCGCGGCGGCTACGACCCGGAGCGCGAGAAGAAGACGGCGGCGGACCGGTTCAACCGCCGCCAGCGCACGCTGCTCGGGCTCATTGCGGCGTGCGTGGTCACGTTCGTCATCGCGTTCGTGTCCGGCGGATGGACGTGGGTCCTGCCGCTGCTCTCGCTCGGCCTCACTGTCTGGTTCATGGTCGCGCTGCGCAAGGTGGTGCTGCAGGAGCGCGCGCTCCACGAGCAGCGCCTGCGCCAGCTGCGCCGCGCCCGCATGGGCGTGGCCACCGCCGAGGACGGCAACCGTGCCCGGGACGCGCGCCTGCGCGCCGGTTCCGTGGTGCTCGACCTCGATGACGACAGCCCCGATTTCGACGCGCTCCCGGCGACCCGCGCGCACGCCGACCGCGAGGACCGCGCGGACGGTGCGAGCCGCCTCGGCCGGGACTTCGACGCGGAGGACGGCTACCTCGGCGGGTACGGCACCCGCGCGAGCTAG
- a CDS encoding cation:proton antiporter family protein → MELLLTYLAVVFGCGLIAWAVRLPPLIGFLAAGFILNASGVAHVEALDLFADIGVTLMLFAIGLRLDLRALTDKAVWLTAGAHALVMTIVGAGFITALGALGAFGPASFSIAVNVALVLSFSSTIVVIKILQDRGDEQALYGNICVGVLIMQDILAVAFMSILRGEPPRLAALGLVVIVPLLALITRRWYKLGHGELGALFGIVMALLPGYALFEWVGLSGSLGALIMGVVLSRSSGAEQLSHSLFTLKELLLVGFFVNIGFLGLPNWQNMLDAGLLLLLLPLQAVAYWAILWGLGLRNRTSVLAALLLSNYSEFALIIAALGVKDGWLNQRWMLSLVLAVSLSFVISAILNPQSVSRTTRLAKRLPTRPPHKIHPGDRPIELGDAHALVLGVGRLGIACYTELTEVYGVRVLGVEHDTARVRHLQERGYNVVEGDATDVDFWERVKDSHQIDMIMLAMPAQHANLESVKQIYASRINADECTISTVAMYREDVEELEELGLDVVVHLQGGAGESLAERTFTANEQRRLRVAGGAAE, encoded by the coding sequence ATGGAACTGCTGTTGACCTACCTTGCTGTCGTGTTTGGCTGCGGGCTGATCGCATGGGCTGTCCGCCTCCCACCACTTATCGGGTTTCTGGCGGCCGGGTTCATCCTCAACGCCAGCGGCGTCGCGCACGTCGAGGCTCTCGATCTCTTCGCCGACATCGGCGTCACCCTCATGCTCTTCGCCATTGGCCTGCGCCTGGATTTGCGCGCATTGACGGATAAGGCCGTGTGGCTCACCGCCGGAGCCCACGCCTTGGTCATGACGATTGTTGGCGCGGGATTCATCACCGCACTCGGCGCGCTCGGCGCTTTCGGTCCCGCGTCCTTCTCGATTGCCGTCAACGTCGCCCTGGTCTTGAGCTTTTCTAGCACCATCGTCGTGATCAAAATCTTGCAGGACCGCGGCGATGAGCAGGCGCTCTACGGCAATATCTGCGTGGGCGTGCTGATTATGCAGGACATTCTCGCCGTCGCCTTCATGAGCATCCTGCGCGGCGAACCACCGCGCTTGGCGGCCCTGGGGCTCGTCGTTATCGTGCCGCTGCTCGCTTTGATCACGCGTCGCTGGTACAAGCTTGGCCACGGCGAATTGGGGGCGCTTTTCGGGATCGTCATGGCTCTGCTGCCCGGCTACGCCCTTTTTGAGTGGGTCGGTCTTTCCGGCAGCCTCGGCGCCCTCATCATGGGCGTCGTGCTCTCCCGTTCTTCGGGGGCTGAGCAACTCAGCCACTCACTGTTCACACTGAAAGAGCTGCTGCTTGTCGGATTCTTCGTCAACATTGGCTTCCTCGGGCTGCCGAACTGGCAAAACATGCTCGACGCTGGATTACTTCTCCTACTCCTGCCCTTGCAAGCCGTCGCCTACTGGGCAATCCTCTGGGGCCTGGGCCTACGCAACCGCACCTCGGTGCTTGCGGCGCTCTTGCTTTCCAATTACTCAGAGTTTGCCCTGATCATCGCCGCACTTGGTGTCAAAGATGGCTGGTTGAATCAACGGTGGATGCTTTCCCTGGTGCTTGCCGTCTCGCTCAGCTTCGTCATCTCGGCAATTCTTAACCCACAGAGCGTTTCGCGCACCACCCGCTTGGCCAAGCGTTTACCCACACGCCCGCCGCACAAAATCCATCCGGGGGATCGCCCCATCGAGCTTGGCGACGCCCACGCACTCGTCCTGGGCGTTGGCCGCCTCGGCATCGCCTGCTACACCGAGCTGACTGAGGTCTACGGTGTGCGGGTCCTTGGCGTGGAGCACGACACAGCTCGCGTCCGCCACCTGCAGGAACGTGGCTACAACGTGGTAGAAGGAGACGCTACGGACGTCGACTTCTGGGAACGCGTCAAAGACAGCCACCAGATCGACATGATCATGCTCGCCATGCCGGCCCAACACGCCAACCTGGAATCAGTAAAGCAAATTTACGCTTCCCGCATCAACGCTGATGAGTGCACGATCAGTACTGTCGCCATGTACCGCGAGGACGTCGAAGAACTCGAAGAGCTCGGTCTCGACGTCGTCGTCCACCTGCAAGGGGGCGCCGGTGAGTCACTTGCTGAGCGGACCTTCACCGCAAATGAGCAGCGCCGCCTGCGCGTCGCAGGAGGTGCTGCGGAATAG